A window from Neorhizobium sp. NCHU2750 encodes these proteins:
- the tcuB gene encoding tricarballylate utilization 4Fe-4S protein TcuB produces the protein MAAVEDLMGLARQAESELDNNAAEVDRILHICNACRYCESFCAVFPAMTRRLDFNVADAHYLANLCHNCSACLYACQYAPPHEFGVNLPKTLARVRRDTYIEYAFPKAFGELYRRNGLTVAMAVSLGVAAFLIATIAIRGSLLVHGLEGEFYAIFPHNLLAVLFGASFLFSIAALAVGVTRFWRQVSEPGRPVPLSDAVGEAAKSALTLQYLGGGHGDGCNNEDDGFTLWRRRFHHFTFYGFMLCFASTSVATLYHYLFAIEAPYPVFSLPVILGTLGGVGLLIGPAGLFWLNMKRNQMQTDERQKVMDRGFIALLFFISLTGLALLIWRESAAMPLLLAIHLGFVMGLFLTLPYGKFAHGIFRCAALLKHAIEKRRPNPIQAGSD, from the coding sequence GAACTGGACAACAACGCAGCCGAGGTTGACCGGATACTGCATATCTGCAACGCGTGCCGCTATTGCGAAAGCTTTTGCGCGGTGTTTCCGGCGATGACGCGAAGGCTGGATTTCAACGTGGCGGACGCCCACTATCTCGCCAATCTCTGCCACAACTGTTCGGCCTGTCTTTACGCCTGCCAATATGCGCCCCCGCATGAGTTCGGCGTCAATCTGCCGAAGACGCTCGCGCGGGTGCGGCGGGATACCTATATCGAATATGCTTTCCCCAAGGCCTTCGGCGAATTGTATCGGCGCAATGGTCTCACGGTGGCGATGGCCGTCAGTCTTGGTGTTGCCGCGTTCCTCATCGCCACGATAGCCATCAGGGGTAGCCTGCTGGTCCACGGGCTTGAGGGCGAGTTCTACGCCATTTTCCCGCATAATCTTCTTGCGGTCCTGTTCGGTGCGTCCTTCCTGTTCTCGATCGCGGCACTCGCCGTCGGTGTCACTCGGTTCTGGCGACAGGTGTCCGAGCCGGGCAGGCCCGTACCCCTCTCCGATGCCGTAGGGGAAGCGGCCAAGTCCGCTCTCACGCTGCAATATCTGGGCGGCGGACACGGAGACGGCTGCAATAACGAGGACGATGGCTTTACCTTGTGGCGCCGGCGGTTCCACCACTTTACCTTCTACGGTTTCATGCTCTGTTTCGCCTCCACCAGCGTCGCCACGCTTTATCACTACCTGTTTGCAATCGAAGCGCCCTATCCGGTTTTCAGCCTGCCGGTGATCCTTGGCACACTGGGGGGAGTTGGCCTCCTGATCGGCCCCGCCGGTCTTTTCTGGCTCAACATGAAGCGCAACCAGATGCAGACCGACGAGCGGCAGAAGGTGATGGATCGAGGCTTCATAGCCTTGTTGTTCTTCATCAGCCTGACCGGCCTTGCGCTTCTGATATGGAGAGAGAGCGCGGCGATGCCGCTCTTGCTGGCGATCCATCTCGGCTTCGTCATGGGACTGTTCCTGACGCTTCCCTACGGCAAGTTCGCCCACGGCATCTTCCGTTGTGCTGCTCTCCTCAAACATGCGATCGAAAAGCGGCGCCCGAATCCCATTCAGGCGGGGAGTGATTGA
- a CDS encoding FAD-dependent oxidoreductase: MDARPENVGRTAKPQNDPVNYDVIVIGSGAAGLSAAVVAACEGQRVLVVEKTDRVGGTTAISGGMVWVPANSKMAAAGRSDSLDQARTYLDATVPKGLDPALREAFLKRGNEAIDYLESHSEVKLQPVVTYPDYYPDQPGAVLGARVLESVPFDAGALGPWFSRLRSPLPDFMLLGGMMVSRADIPHWRRFAKSPRSAMKVIRLVAQYLWQRTRHSRGTTLYLGNALVGRLLLSAIKAGVVIETETEVLSLLQDGAAVIGIRAKQDGTVVEIGARKGVILATGGFSHDPELRRKYLPQALGEGTATIGSNSGTGGLRLGLAAGGTIAPSQGGGFWVPASPYTDADGNKRYFPHTVTDRGKPGLIAVNRHGVRFTNEARSYHEFVKAQIEEGADACPAWLVCDAAFLWKYGLGRVKPFSLNPSRYVREGYLFKAASLDELAQQIGLPTGSLSRTVAAFNKDAKNGVDPEFGRGGDAYQRHLGDADVKPNPCIAPILKAPFFAVPVYPADLGTAAGLTTSKDGEVLGEDGKPIAGLYACGNDMASIMNGAYPGPGITIGPAVVFGYIVGRHCAAR; encoded by the coding sequence ATGGATGCAAGACCTGAAAATGTCGGCCGAACGGCCAAGCCACAAAACGATCCAGTCAACTATGATGTCATCGTCATCGGGTCGGGTGCGGCCGGGCTCTCTGCCGCCGTTGTGGCAGCGTGCGAAGGCCAGCGGGTTCTGGTCGTCGAAAAGACCGACAGGGTCGGTGGAACGACCGCGATCTCCGGCGGGATGGTCTGGGTTCCGGCAAACAGCAAGATGGCTGCCGCTGGCCGTAGCGACAGCCTTGATCAGGCGCGGACGTATCTCGATGCCACCGTCCCGAAAGGGCTGGACCCGGCCCTGCGAGAGGCTTTCCTGAAACGCGGCAACGAGGCGATCGACTATCTGGAAAGTCACAGCGAGGTGAAGCTGCAGCCCGTCGTCACCTATCCGGACTATTATCCGGATCAGCCCGGCGCGGTTCTCGGCGCAAGGGTGCTGGAGTCCGTTCCCTTTGACGCGGGCGCTCTCGGTCCATGGTTTTCCAGGCTGCGTTCCCCGTTGCCGGATTTCATGCTGCTCGGCGGTATGATGGTTAGCCGGGCAGACATTCCCCATTGGCGGCGGTTCGCCAAATCGCCTCGGTCTGCGATGAAGGTCATCAGACTGGTCGCGCAATATCTCTGGCAGCGGACGCGCCACTCTCGCGGCACGACCCTTTATCTCGGCAATGCGCTTGTCGGTCGGCTTCTGCTGTCGGCCATCAAGGCGGGGGTGGTGATCGAAACCGAAACGGAGGTTCTCTCGTTGCTTCAGGACGGCGCAGCAGTCATCGGCATCCGTGCGAAGCAGGACGGGACTGTTGTCGAAATCGGCGCGCGCAAGGGCGTGATACTGGCAACCGGCGGCTTTTCGCATGACCCGGAGCTTCGCCGGAAATATCTGCCGCAGGCATTGGGCGAGGGCACGGCGACGATCGGCAGCAATAGTGGCACTGGCGGGCTGCGTCTGGGCCTTGCTGCGGGTGGAACGATTGCACCATCGCAGGGCGGCGGCTTTTGGGTGCCCGCGTCACCCTATACGGATGCTGACGGCAACAAACGCTATTTCCCGCATACGGTGACCGATCGCGGCAAGCCGGGATTGATTGCGGTAAACCGCCATGGTGTGCGGTTCACTAACGAAGCACGCTCCTACCACGAGTTCGTCAAAGCTCAGATCGAGGAGGGCGCCGACGCCTGTCCCGCATGGCTGGTCTGCGATGCGGCCTTCCTCTGGAAATATGGCCTTGGCCGGGTGAAGCCGTTCTCGCTCAACCCGTCGCGCTACGTCCGGGAAGGTTATCTTTTCAAGGCTGCTTCGCTTGATGAACTCGCGCAGCAGATCGGTTTGCCGACTGGCAGCCTCTCGCGCACCGTCGCTGCCTTCAACAAGGATGCAAAGAACGGCGTCGACCCCGAATTTGGTCGTGGTGGTGATGCCTATCAGCGGCATCTGGGCGATGCGGATGTGAAGCCCAATCCCTGTATCGCGCCGATCCTGAAGGCGCCGTTCTTTGCCGTGCCGGTCTATCCGGCCGATCTTGGAACGGCCGCTGGCCTGACGACAAGCAAGGACGGTGAGGTCCTTGGTGAGGATGGAAAGCCGATCGCGGGGCTTTATGCCTGCGGCAACGACATGGCATCGATCATGAACGGAGCCTATCCCGGCCCGGGCATTACCATCGGCCCGGCGGTGGTCTTCGGTTACATTGTTGGCCGGCATTGTGCAGCCCGGTGA
- a CDS encoding Zn-dependent hydrolase → MSFTPDSRTDLDRFWLTIQRSAEIGKGREGGLARLALTDSDREMRDEFVAWCKAAGLSVEIDAMGSIFARRAGLDDSLAPVIIGSHLDTQINGGRFDGIAGVLAGLEVVRTLNDLGHVTKRPIIVVNWTNEEGARFSPPMVASGVFVGQYTVDWAHDLIADDGARFGDELARIGYRGDAAPLNDVDAYLELHIEQGPILDAESRQVGVVTGGYPSYGMRVRFDGETAHTGPTPMDLRHNALIAGARFLTAVDDIGWDFAVHDGKATGSRLAAWPNKPGILSETAQCVADVRHPDPITARVMAEKMRRAAHEAGAKAGCSVTVEDEWAWGGDIFDDELVTSIRTEAKRQGWNWRDIEAQAGHDAYHMAMRYPTAMIFTPCKGGITHNNKEDCSPDDLVAGLNMLLHVAVQRADR, encoded by the coding sequence ATGAGCTTTACACCCGACAGTCGAACCGACCTCGATCGGTTCTGGTTGACCATTCAGCGTTCCGCCGAGATCGGCAAGGGGCGCGAGGGCGGGCTTGCGCGCCTTGCGTTGACCGACAGCGATCGCGAGATGAGAGATGAATTCGTGGCGTGGTGCAAAGCTGCGGGCCTCTCGGTCGAGATCGACGCGATGGGCTCGATTTTCGCCCGCCGTGCAGGGCTCGACGACAGCCTTGCGCCGGTCATCATCGGCAGCCATCTCGACACGCAGATCAATGGCGGACGTTTCGACGGAATTGCCGGGGTGCTGGCCGGACTGGAAGTGGTTCGCACGCTGAACGATCTCGGACATGTGACAAAGCGCCCGATCATCGTTGTCAACTGGACCAATGAGGAAGGCGCGCGGTTCTCTCCGCCCATGGTGGCGTCCGGCGTTTTCGTTGGACAATACACGGTCGATTGGGCGCATGATCTTATTGCCGACGATGGGGCGCGGTTCGGCGACGAACTGGCGCGGATCGGATACCGGGGTGATGCAGCGCCCTTGAACGATGTCGATGCGTATCTAGAACTTCACATCGAGCAGGGGCCGATCCTCGATGCGGAAAGCCGACAGGTCGGCGTCGTCACGGGCGGGTATCCGAGCTATGGCATGCGTGTGCGTTTCGACGGCGAGACGGCCCATACGGGGCCGACGCCAATGGATCTGCGCCACAATGCATTGATCGCCGGCGCACGGTTCCTCACGGCAGTCGATGACATCGGCTGGGATTTTGCGGTTCACGACGGCAAGGCCACCGGTTCGCGCCTTGCAGCATGGCCGAACAAGCCCGGCATCCTGTCGGAGACCGCGCAATGTGTGGCGGATGTCCGGCATCCGGATCCGATCACCGCCAGGGTGATGGCTGAAAAGATGCGCCGTGCGGCCCACGAAGCCGGCGCAAAGGCTGGATGCAGCGTCACTGTCGAGGACGAATGGGCTTGGGGTGGCGACATCTTCGATGATGAACTGGTGACTTCCATACGTACGGAGGCCAAGCGTCAGGGCTGGAACTGGAGAGACATCGAAGCCCAGGCGGGGCACGATGCCTATCACATGGCGATGCGCTACCCGACCGCCATGATCTTCACGCCCTGCAAGGGCGGCATCACCCACAACAACAAGGAGGATTGCAGTCCGGACGATCTCGTCGCCGGCCTGAACATGCTCCTTCACGTCGCCGTGCAGCGCGCCGATCGCTGA
- a CDS encoding LysR family transcriptional regulator: MPQRPELSDLNWNLLRSFCIIAEEKSLTRAAKRLNISQPSVSLALQKLEEQLDCQLIFRGSRHFALTLRGEKIYQECADMFRAVDRIGVLTEDRNDEEFGELRLSIISQLRSPLIDEAIRLYHQRHPSITWRIEVQNSAETVRRITSEKKGLGICLLTKPLINLTCRHLFREEFSIFCGIEHSLYGRTEVTARDLQQEPFVAFNCATEGMGLEPMIMLREGMGLGSRISGSSHDLEEVQRMIVSGLGIGILPVMTVSEASPAGKLWPLRLVDQPLGADVFLINSPLSQPTPPEQKFIDLIDELLKLYPDMI; the protein is encoded by the coding sequence ATGCCCCAACGTCCCGAACTTTCCGACCTGAACTGGAACCTGCTGCGCAGCTTCTGCATCATCGCGGAGGAGAAGAGCCTGACGCGCGCGGCAAAGCGGCTGAACATTAGCCAGCCATCCGTGAGCCTCGCGCTTCAGAAGCTCGAGGAACAGCTGGACTGCCAGCTCATCTTTCGCGGAAGCCGACATTTTGCCCTCACCCTGCGTGGCGAGAAGATCTATCAGGAATGCGCCGACATGTTCCGCGCCGTCGACCGGATCGGCGTCCTGACCGAGGACCGAAACGACGAGGAATTCGGTGAACTGCGCCTTAGCATCATCAGCCAGCTCCGCTCCCCACTGATTGACGAGGCAATCCGCCTTTACCACCAGCGCCACCCGTCCATCACGTGGCGGATCGAGGTGCAGAATTCGGCCGAGACCGTGCGTCGCATCACCAGCGAGAAGAAGGGGCTTGGCATCTGCCTGTTGACGAAACCGCTGATCAACCTCACCTGCCGCCACCTGTTTCGCGAGGAATTCTCGATTTTCTGCGGGATAGAACATTCCCTCTACGGCCGGACGGAAGTGACCGCCCGCGATCTGCAGCAGGAGCCTTTTGTCGCCTTCAACTGCGCCACGGAAGGCATGGGATTGGAGCCGATGATCATGCTGCGCGAGGGAATGGGCCTCGGCAGCCGCATCAGCGGCTCGAGCCATGATCTCGAAGAGGTCCAGCGGATGATCGTTTCCGGGCTTGGTATCGGCATACTACCGGTGATGACCGTATCGGAAGCCTCACCGGCGGGTAAACTCTGGCCACTCCGGCTTGTCGACCAGCCGCTCGGCGCGGACGTATTCCTGATCAACAGCCCGCTGTCGCAGCCGACCCCGCCCGAGCAGAAGTTCATCGATCTGATCGACGAATTGCTGAAACTCTATCCGGACATGATCTGA
- a CDS encoding RraA family protein encodes MSTASKQMIPNLSQVQTTTLGSFLFEGFMVPSIQSIIPATRIWGPALTVRLPGTDGAALVEALSIAAAGEVIVIDRCGDLRHACFGAIAATAALKRGVAGVVIDGFVTDLAALLDIGLPVWCRGRSPITTRSRGIAGHVGAVINCGGTMVGPGDIILADENGVVVLDPAMAGEHAATALRLQQEQIEVLHALNAGKTLMEIAKARSGSGENRSISGKTS; translated from the coding sequence ATGTCGACCGCGAGTAAGCAGATGATACCCAACCTGTCGCAAGTGCAGACCACGACCCTCGGCTCCTTTCTCTTTGAAGGTTTCATGGTGCCGTCGATCCAATCGATCATTCCGGCCACGCGGATATGGGGACCGGCGCTGACGGTGCGTTTGCCGGGTACGGATGGTGCGGCGCTGGTCGAGGCTCTTTCCATTGCTGCAGCCGGCGAGGTGATCGTCATTGATCGCTGTGGCGATCTTCGGCATGCCTGTTTCGGTGCGATCGCCGCGACGGCGGCGCTCAAGCGTGGAGTGGCAGGCGTCGTGATCGACGGTTTCGTGACGGATCTCGCTGCCTTGCTCGATATCGGCCTTCCTGTCTGGTGTCGCGGCCGCTCGCCGATCACCACACGCAGCCGCGGTATTGCCGGGCATGTTGGTGCCGTCATCAATTGCGGGGGAACCATGGTCGGACCGGGCGATATCATTCTGGCGGACGAAAATGGTGTCGTCGTGCTCGATCCGGCGATGGCGGGTGAACATGCGGCGACGGCGTTGCGCCTGCAGCAGGAGCAGATCGAGGTGTTGCATGCTCTCAATGCGGGAAAAACGCTGATGGAGATAGCCAAAGCTCGATCAGGATCCGGCGAAAACCGGTCGATATCGGGGAAAACGTCGTAA
- a CDS encoding transporter substrate-binding domain-containing protein: protein MTFLNRIRCLAIAAVATVSVSAGMAQADDLADIKAAGVINVGIFPDFPPFSSVTTDMSTVGYDVDVANDIAKVLGVKVNLVPINGQNRIAFLNDKRVDMLMSVGYSDERAKAIGFVAPYAPYYIAVIGPQATKLSGPADLAGKTIAVNQGTLEDTSLTKAAPESATIRRFPNYSAVIQAFISGQTDLMAAGNNVGAQVLEKQTGLKPEEKFQLMSSPSNIAVRKGEDALSGVIGDALKTMISDGTLNAASEKWLKTPLKLENLKRPE from the coding sequence ATGACCTTCCTCAATCGTATCCGTTGCTTGGCGATTGCTGCCGTGGCGACCGTAAGCGTGTCTGCCGGCATGGCGCAGGCCGATGACCTTGCTGACATCAAGGCTGCCGGCGTCATTAATGTCGGGATTTTCCCCGACTTCCCGCCGTTCTCCTCCGTCACCACTGATATGAGCACGGTCGGCTATGATGTTGACGTGGCAAACGACATTGCCAAGGTTCTTGGCGTCAAGGTCAACCTCGTTCCGATCAACGGCCAGAACCGCATCGCATTCCTCAACGACAAGCGCGTCGACATGCTGATGAGCGTCGGTTATTCCGACGAGCGTGCAAAGGCGATCGGCTTTGTCGCTCCCTACGCTCCTTATTACATCGCCGTGATCGGCCCTCAGGCAACGAAGCTGTCCGGCCCGGCCGATCTCGCCGGCAAGACGATCGCCGTCAATCAAGGTACGCTGGAAGACACGTCGCTGACCAAGGCTGCCCCGGAAAGCGCCACGATCCGCCGCTTCCCCAACTACAGTGCCGTAATCCAGGCTTTCATCTCCGGCCAGACCGACTTGATGGCTGCCGGCAACAACGTTGGCGCCCAGGTATTGGAAAAGCAGACGGGTCTGAAGCCGGAAGAGAAGTTCCAGCTGATGTCTTCGCCGTCGAATATCGCAGTTCGCAAGGGTGAGGATGCTCTCTCTGGCGTGATCGGCGATGCGCTGAAGACCATGATCAGCGACGGCACGCTTAACGCTGCATCCGAAAAGTGGCTGAAGACGCCGCTGAAGCTTGAAAACCTCAAGCGTCCGGAGTGA
- a CDS encoding amino acid ABC transporter permease: MNGAFDFGWLATGSRALLEGAGMTVMLTVTSTILGMIISVFGAAARRGHIRWLQALVGVYVEAIRNTPFIVQLFFIYFGLPSLGVNLNPVWAGIIAMTLNVGAYATEIVAAGLGAIGDGQREAAQALGLKPRVVFFKVILPQAMAVIFPALASQVVMTMLDSAVISQISVRELTMHANLIQSQTFRPFETFAIVAAIYLLLAIAVRRLLGFCARRYVGPGLS, translated from the coding sequence ATGAACGGCGCTTTCGACTTCGGTTGGCTGGCAACCGGTTCCCGCGCCCTTCTTGAAGGCGCGGGAATGACCGTCATGCTGACCGTCACCTCAACAATTCTGGGAATGATAATCAGCGTATTCGGCGCAGCCGCTCGCCGTGGGCACATTCGCTGGCTGCAGGCGCTGGTCGGCGTCTATGTCGAAGCCATTCGTAATACGCCTTTCATCGTCCAGCTGTTCTTCATCTATTTCGGTCTGCCGAGCCTCGGTGTGAACCTCAATCCGGTATGGGCCGGCATCATCGCGATGACGCTCAATGTCGGTGCCTATGCGACCGAAATCGTTGCCGCCGGACTTGGTGCAATCGGTGATGGCCAGCGGGAGGCCGCACAGGCTCTTGGGCTCAAGCCGCGCGTGGTGTTTTTCAAGGTCATCCTGCCGCAGGCAATGGCGGTGATCTTCCCGGCTCTGGCCAGCCAGGTGGTGATGACCATGCTCGATTCCGCGGTCATCTCGCAGATCTCTGTGCGCGAACTGACGATGCATGCCAACCTGATTCAGAGCCAGACCTTCCGCCCATTCGAAACCTTTGCGATCGTGGCAGCCATCTATCTGCTGCTGGCCATCGCAGTGCGCCGCCTGTTGGGTTTTTGCGCCCGCCGATATGTGGGGCCGGGACTGTCATGA
- a CDS encoding amino acid ABC transporter permease, producing MIEFTLWDILRNLLFAARWTVLLSIAAFIGGTIVGLGVLFARISERKWVWKAAHWYIEVFQGTPLLLQLFLIFFGLPQFGLRIEPWTAAVLGLTLYASAYLGEIWRSGVEALPQGQWDAGTSLGLKRWQELRLVILPQAFRITTGPTVGFLVQLIKSTALASILGFEELVRTADALNNATFQPFRVYGLVAIIYFVMCFPLTRYALWLEKRQAKY from the coding sequence ATGATCGAATTCACTCTCTGGGACATCCTGCGCAATCTGCTGTTTGCCGCACGCTGGACCGTGCTGCTGTCGATCGCTGCCTTTATCGGCGGCACGATCGTCGGGCTCGGCGTATTGTTTGCGCGGATCAGCGAAAGAAAATGGGTGTGGAAGGCGGCACACTGGTACATCGAAGTGTTTCAGGGCACTCCGCTGCTGCTACAGCTCTTCCTGATTTTCTTCGGTCTGCCGCAGTTCGGGTTGAGAATCGAGCCCTGGACTGCTGCAGTCCTTGGCCTGACGCTTTACGCATCGGCCTATCTCGGTGAAATCTGGCGATCTGGTGTCGAAGCGCTTCCGCAGGGACAGTGGGATGCAGGCACGAGCCTCGGCCTGAAGCGATGGCAGGAACTGCGTCTGGTGATCCTGCCGCAGGCGTTTCGGATCACGACCGGACCGACCGTCGGCTTTCTCGTGCAGCTGATCAAGTCTACGGCGCTGGCCTCCATTCTCGGTTTCGAGGAACTGGTGCGTACGGCGGATGCTCTGAATAACGCAACGTTCCAGCCGTTTCGCGTCTACGGCCTTGTCGCGATCATCTATTTCGTCATGTGTTTCCCGCTGACGCGCTATGCGCTCTGGCTGGAAAAGCGGCAGGCAAAATACTGA
- a CDS encoding RidA family protein, with the protein MKRTIIEVPVISETLARIGAPVSVLVRSGDMLYTCGMPPIDHRTGEIVRGDIATQTRVALDALAFTLEFGGSSLAQVVKATVYIADNNLAGDMNTVYRTYFPEGFPARTCVAINTWPAFDIEIECIASIL; encoded by the coding sequence ATGAAAAGAACCATCATCGAGGTCCCGGTCATCTCGGAGACACTGGCCCGGATAGGCGCACCGGTTTCAGTCCTCGTGCGCAGCGGCGACATGCTCTACACCTGCGGCATGCCTCCTATCGATCATCGTACAGGCGAAATCGTTCGTGGCGATATAGCGACACAGACACGTGTCGCCCTGGACGCATTGGCATTCACCCTGGAATTCGGCGGATCCTCGCTCGCCCAGGTCGTCAAGGCGACGGTCTACATCGCCGATAACAATCTCGCCGGCGACATGAACACGGTCTATCGCACCTATTTTCCCGAAGGCTTCCCGGCCCGCACCTGCGTTGCCATCAACACATGGCCTGCCTTCGATATCGAAATCGAATGCATTGCGTCGATCTTGTAA
- a CDS encoding alpha/beta hydrolase-fold protein produces MMDGVTAYAMPGTGYFDLTPASGGEPYRIFLSIPAGEPPAEGWPLLVLTDGNATFPFAVASLVTQAPYPTATNTGWGVVAAIGYPNDEPYNAMRRAWDLGPPPIKSYPPYVEGGPPVLIGGTGQLLSFIENELLPRLADMVRLDPARRSLFGHSFGGLFTLYALFERPGLFKNWIAASPTIYWEGSEILNNEARRPAAPGNSPFLHLSAGEYEGDELAPFQYKNDDAMERLEKKKAERTVALAREMAERLNGTADGIRTEFEVFAGETHMSVLGPATNRAIGIAFALNA; encoded by the coding sequence ATAATGGACGGGGTTACAGCCTACGCGATGCCTGGAACGGGCTATTTCGACCTCACGCCTGCGTCCGGCGGTGAGCCGTACCGCATATTTCTGTCCATTCCTGCAGGCGAGCCACCGGCTGAAGGGTGGCCTCTTCTCGTCCTGACCGACGGTAACGCGACCTTTCCATTTGCTGTCGCAAGCCTCGTCACCCAGGCACCCTATCCGACCGCCACCAATACCGGCTGGGGTGTCGTTGCGGCTATCGGCTATCCAAACGATGAGCCCTATAACGCCATGCGTCGTGCCTGGGATCTCGGCCCTCCGCCGATAAAATCCTATCCTCCCTATGTCGAGGGAGGCCCCCCGGTGCTGATCGGAGGAACCGGGCAATTGCTTTCGTTCATCGAGAACGAGTTGCTGCCGCGACTTGCGGATATGGTGCGGCTTGATCCGGCGCGGCGCTCGCTTTTCGGCCATTCCTTCGGTGGGCTTTTCACCCTCTATGCGCTTTTCGAGCGGCCCGGCCTGTTCAAGAACTGGATTGCAGCCAGCCCGACCATCTACTGGGAGGGGAGCGAAATTCTCAACAATGAGGCGCGCCGTCCGGCGGCGCCGGGCAATTCGCCATTCCTGCATCTGTCCGCAGGCGAATACGAAGGCGACGAACTGGCGCCGTTCCAGTACAAAAATGACGATGCCATGGAGCGTCTCGAAAAGAAGAAGGCCGAGCGCACCGTCGCACTGGCAAGAGAGATGGCAGAACGGTTGAACGGGACGGCGGATGGGATTCGCACCGAATTCGAAGTGTTTGCCGGAGAAACCCACATGTCTGTACTTGGCCCGGCAACCAACCGCGCCATCGGTATTGCCTTCGCTCTCAACGCCTGA